In the Fibrobacter sp. UWR3 genome, CACGAGCGAAGTATCCTTCATCTCGATAACCGTCGTCGGGTTCACAAGCAACTTTGCAGAAGCCCACTCCGGCGGATACGTTTCCACAGTCTTGCCCGCCTTGGACGAGACAAAGAGCGGAGTACCGAACATGGCGAACGTACCGTTGTACATCATGGTCGTCCAGTAGTTGTTGGCTTCGCTCAGCGGGTCGTTGTTCGGGTAGTTGAAAGCAATCTCGTCACCGGCCTGGAGAGAGTATTCGTTTCCGGCCTTGTCCTTGAGCTTGCCCTGGAGGTCATAGATAACGCCATCGGCGCCCTTGTCCATCGTGAAGTTAGCGCTTTCGACAAACATGCCAAGTGTATCGTGAGCAAGACACGTTGCAGCCTCGATGCTGTAGTTGGTGCAGCGGACAACCACGAGTGCAGGAATGGTCCCACTCTGGCCGCCGGCAACCATCATGGCGAGCGTTTCGTCAGAAAGTTCGGTATTCAAGATAAGGCTCGTCGTAGCGACACCGTCGGTAACCGTAACTTCGGCACCGGTAACAGTCGGCTGGCCGTACTTGGTCGGAGCAATTTCGGCAAGGGTGGTGCGCATATACATGTTGGAACCATCGGACTGGCGGTCAGCATAGAAGAAGTGCAGGTGGTGCCAGGTGTTGTCGGCCCAAGAGCCGTCCGGGTTCAAGAAGCAGTTCTGGCCAGCAGCAGTCTGGTTCATAAGAGGAGGATCCATGTAACCGCTCGCCGCAAGCACAGGGTCTGCATGGCAGCCGTGGCCGTTAGCGGCAAGCACGGAAATGTCCACGCGGCCCGGAGCGGCAAGGTGAGTACCACCAAGGTCCACCACGAGCACGCCGTCCACGAAGATCCACATGTCGTCGTCACCAGTAAACTCAAAGATTTCCGGGTCCGGAAGGCCAGCGGCGTTCACCTGGTTCTTGGAGTTGTACTTGAACTTGGCGTAACCCATCATGGTAAAGCCGTAGTTGCGGAGGTGACGAGGGCCAAGCACCGCATCGCTGTTGGCAGCGGTCAAGGCAGCAATCGGGCTACGCGGGCCACCCGCCATGAGCCACGTGGCACAGAGGCCGGCAGTCTTCGAATTCATCATATCGGCCTGGGTAGAGGCGTACTGGTAGTCGTAAGGCGGGCAGAAGATGGAGAGCGTCTGCGGACCGTACTGGTCGCACTGGTCCGTGGTGCATCCGCCGTTAGCCTTTGTCGCCATGTCCAAACGGGTCTGGGAGTTGGTATCCACGATATCGAGCGGGAAGTAACCACCGTTACCGTAGTTGTAGTCCATCGCGTAGATGTTCTTGGAAGAACCGGCAACGTTCGCAGGCGGGAGCGTAAGCACCGTGTTGGAACGCTTGGCGAATTCGTTGTTGTCGGAATACCAATGTTCAAAGAAGAAGTTGTCACAAGCATCCTTCGCCTTCAAAATTTCCACGCCATCGAGCATGTCGATTTCGGCACCGGCAGCCGCAGGGGCAAACTTCAGGAACGGCTGGACCATGCCCGGAGTGTAGTACACGGCGTTCGCCCAGACGTTGCCGTTACACTTCGTTCCGCTGACCATGCCGTCAACGTACTTCTCGTAACCGCGCTGGGTATAACCGCGAGCAGTCTTGTTGTTGCATTCACCGTACTTAAGCGTATCGGCCGTGGTCGTCAGCTGGAGGTACGACGGGAGCATCGTGTTCGGCAAGTGGGGCCTACCGTCCTGGCCAATCCAGTCACCCGCCTTGGAACGACCGTTACCGCAGGTCGCATGGAACGGAGCATAAGTCGTGTACCAGGTGGCATCGTAACCAATAGCGCCCTTCGACACACTCGTATTAAAAATCAGTTCACCGCACGTACCGCCCGTAGCGCCATGGTTCGCACAATAGTTATTGTCACCCGTGCTGATGAACTCTTCCGAAAAGTTCTCGAAGTCCGGATGCGTCACCGGGAAGTCACGCACCACAATGTCGAGGTTCGCGGCACCAGCCACGTCGGCATGCACCGGCGTAAAGCTAACCAAACCAAAAGACACCGCGGAGAGTGCCAATCCTGCTACCAATTTTCTTTTCATAATATCCAATCTCCACCTATTTGCACAATAGGTAAACAATACATACCTAAATATAAACCAAAATTGCGCTTTTATTCCCGTCTGGAATTGAAAAATATCATAAATATGGGCATTTTTCGCATTTTTGTGACCTAAAACATAGCGTTTAGACCACCTCCCCAGGTCCAAACGCCCCGTTTTTCCAAATTTGCAGGGTACTGTTCTATATTTGCGGGCATGAACTGGTCGCTACTTTTTGTCATCATCATCATGATTCTCCTGCTCCGGGTCGTGTACCTGAGGCTCAAGGCAAACTCCATCAAGGCGGAATCTTTCCGGAACCTGAGCGACCGCGACCAGATGGCGGTCCTCAAGGAATGCCTGCTCAACACCCCCACACGCACAAACCTCGAGAACCTCGCCGAATTCGCGAAGGCCCGCGGGTTCAATGTCGATACGGCAACCTACCTCAAGTTTATCGAGAGGCACATGAAAAACGCCTGGGGCAAGAACGCCATCGCCGAAGACAACGAGATTTACGCTGCGGAATCCGCTTGGGTGGACGCCATCCGCCCGTTGGAATTTGCCGAGGCGGAAAAGGCGCGCGCCGATGGCGACATGGAGAAGTTCGTGAAGTGCAGCCTCGAGGGCGTATCGCGGCTGTATTCCGACGAGGCGATTCTCTCTGAACTGGAAAAGCTGGTCCCGCACTGCAAGAAGGCGAAGTCGCTTATCGAGGGGTACCGCGACCTGATCGCCGCCCGCGACGCAAGCGAGGCCGACGACAAGTCGCTCGAGAAGCTGCGCAAGAAGCGCGACGCGTGGATGAGCGAATTGATGATTGATGATTGATGATTGATAATTGATGATGGATGCGGGGGGCGAGAAGTTTGTCGCAAGTGGCGAGAAGTTTGTTGAGGGAAACGAGAAGTTTATCGCGGGGCTTACAGACCAAACTCACGCTTTATGGTATTTTGATCCGTATAAAATTAGTTTATTTACAAAAAAAAGCCCTCGGGTATTAACCGAGGGCGATTGAAAGAGCGAGCGGTCTCCCGTGAGCAAAAAGCGACCGGTATTAACCGGTCGCGATTGCGAGAGCGAGCGCCAGCCTTGAACTTGTCATTCAGATTCTAGCGCGAGCGGTCTCATAACTACTTAAAACCAGCGCCAAGTGATGCCGAAGAGCACCATCGTCTTGTACTGTGCGTCTTCGTCGAGATCCTTGTCGTAGGCCATATCGTAGCCGACCTGCAGTTCGATGTACGGCACGATCGTCACAGCGAGGAGGTTTTCCCACTTGCCGTCGATTTCGTCGACACCCTTGAAGTTCACGAAAGCCCACAGGCGGGTCTTGAAGCTAGCGATGGAAGATAACGCGTACTTGAATTCCGTGATGGATTCGAGACCCGGTTCGTCCTTGAACTTTTCAACCTTGTCTTCGGTATCCTTGTCATCTGCAAAGCCGTAGCCGTTAGAAATCGTCATACGGTTAGCAAAACCGATACGCTGGCTGAACATGTCGTTCGGAACGTAGGCAAGACCGGCGACCTGCGTTTCGTATGCCGGATCCATGAAGCAGGAGATGGCCTTCTTAATTTCGTTGCCTTCTTCGTCTTCACTGTAGGAGTAGCCCGAAAGGAACTGCGTTTCGAAGCGGTTGCCAATGTAGGGCTTCAGGACTTCGGTCATGTTGAAGTCGAGCATGGATTCCCAGAATATCTTGTCGGCGGACTTGCGCTGACCGAGACCGTCAGTCCAAGTCTTGCCCAAGGCGAGGTTCACCAGGTTACGCCAGTTGGCGACCTTCCACTTGCCCTGCACGTCGGCATCGTAAGTGATGAGCCAGGTGTAGTTGGATGTTCCGTCCTGCTGCCAGTTAGAGAAGTTGTAGTAGTTCCACTTGACAGCGGCGACCACATCGGCAGTCCAGTTTTCGGGAAGGGCACCTTCGAACATGCCGCCTTCCGCCATTGCAGGAGCGGCAAGAGTGCAAGCAGTGGCACAGGCCAAAAGAAGCGATTTGATTTTCATATCTTTTCCTCGTTATGGCCCGTGGTATTCCCGCAAGGCCGGTTTGACGCCTTAAAAATAGCATATTTGTATTTTTTGGGGAAGGTACTTTCTATAATTTAGCGCATGCTGAAGGCTTTTTTGAGGTTTATCGCCACTGCAGGGCTCGTTCTTTGCACTGCCGCAACTGCGGGTGCGGCGGACCAGAGTGTCGCAAGCGCGGGGCAAGCCGGCGAAGCCACCCCCTGGCACTTTGGCGCGGGCGTATCGGCAGGCAGGCTCACTCCGGTAATGCTCGAAGGCTCCGTTCGCTACAAGGCAGCCACCTTGCATGTCGCCGGATTCGGGTTCCACAAGGGGGCAAACGACTTCTGGTGCGGCATTCGCGGCAACATCGGGTGGACGTTCCTGCGCGATTTCCCATTCAACCTCTTCTTGGGCGTTGGCGGCGGGTATGAATTTGCGGAAGCCCCCAACGAGATGCACCGCGCAGTGAACCGCGCAAATAACGCGATGTACCTGTACCCCTACAACTACAAGGAACTGCTCGACATTACCGCAGACCTGCGCATTAACTTGTTCGGAGTGTTCACTCAGATATCCTTCCCCGCTTACAGGTTCAAGGACCACGACGCGCCCGACTTCAGCTGGCGGGTGGGCTACCTGATGGAATTTTGATGATTGATGATTGATAATTGATGATGTAGAGCGTGAAATGAAAAAATCCTCGGTTGAACCGAGGATTTTTTATGAATTCAGCGAGCGTTCTCCCGTGAGCCGTAGGCGACTCGTATCAACGAGTCGTCGCAGGCGACCTTTGGACACTTGCGCTTTAGCGCTTAGTGTACATGGCCACCTTTAGGTGGGAGCGAGCGCAAACCGGAGCGATTTAACACCCTAGTTTAGCGCGAGCGGTCTCATTACTTCTTCGGGAGCACGACCGGCTTGCCGAAGTCCACGTTCGTCTTGTTGCCGAGCAACAGGGCGCGGGTCTTCAGGGGCAGGCCGAAGCAGCGGATGAAGCCCGTTGCGTCCTTCTGGTCGTACATGTCGACGTCGGTGAATCCGCCGAGGCCCATGTCGTAGAGGCTGTACGGGCTCTTGATGCCGGCCGGAATGATGTTGCCCTTGTAGAGCTTGAGCGTCACTTCACCGGTAACGACCTTGTTGACTTCGGCGAAGAAGGCGTCCATAGCCTGGCGGAGCGGAGTGAACCACTGGCCATTGTACACGAGGTTCGCGTACGTCATAGACATCTTCTGGGCTTCGAACAAAGTTTCCTTGTCGAGTACGAGCTGTTCAAGGCATTCGTGAGCCTTGTACAGGAGCGTGCCACCCGGAGTTTCGTACACGCCGCGGCTCTTCAAGCCAACGAGGCGGTTTTCGACGATGTCCAACAGACCGCAAGCGTTCTTGCCACCGATCTTGTTCAGGTATTCGAGGAGTTCGACTGCGCCCATCTTCTTGCCGTCGATAGCCACCGGATTACCCTTATCGAAGGTAATCGTCACGTGGTCAGCCTTGTTCGGGGCCTTTTCGTACGTGTTGGTGTGCTTGAGGAATTCGTACTTGTGTTCCTGTTCCGGGAATTCCAGGACGCCACCTTCGTGAGAGAGGTGCCACAGGTTACCGTCTTCGGAGTAAATCTTCTTCTTGCTGATGCCGTTCAGCGGAATCTTGTGAGCGGCAGCGTAGTCGATAGCATCTTCGCGGCTGTGGAAGTGCCACTTTGGATCCTTCCACGGAGCGATGACTTCGAGCTTCGGATTGAGGGCAGCGTAGGTCAGTTCGAAACGGACCTGGTCGTTACCCTTACCGGTAGCACCGTGAGCAACAGCGTAGGCGCCTTCCTTTTCAGCAATCTTCACCTGGTACTTGGCGATGAGCGGACGGGCGAAAGAAGTACCCAGGAGGTAGGTTCCTTCGTACTTAGCACCGGCGCGAACGGTCGGCCAAACGTAGTCTTCGAGGAATTCCTTCTTGAGGTCGAGAACGTAGCACTTGGATGCGCCAGTCTTCAAAGCCTTGTCTTCGAGAGCCTTGGCGTCCGGGAAGTCGTTCTGACCGAGGTCGGCGGCGAAAGCGATCACTTCGCAATCGTAGTTTTCCTTGAGCCAGGGGATGATGATGCTGGTATCGAGTCCACCGCTGTAAGCGAGGACAACCTTTTTCTTGGATTCTTTCTTAGCCATTTTATTTCCTTTGAGAAAATTTTAGACGAACCAAATATAGAATTAAAAGCCGATAACGGCACCCAAGTAACCGGACATAGCCCAGGAATCAACGGACCTGTTGAAGAAGCGCTGGAAGCCAGTTTCGATAGAGACCCATGCGGCGGAGAGGTGCTTTTTTGACCAGGGCCAAACTGCCTGGAGATTGTAGGCTATACCCGGAGCAATCGTGAGCAGCTGGGCTCCGCCGAAATTGTATTCGTATAGGATGCTCGCCGTAGCGCCAAGCGTGTTCCAGAACTCGATGCCACCGCCCAGGTCTACACCGATGGAAAAACCGTCCAGCGAAAACATCTTCTCGCAGTCTTCCACTTCCTGTTCGTTCTTCGTGGAAACGCCGGGAATCCAGCCTTCCATGTCGCGCTGGTGCCATTCCTCGCGAATTTCCTCGAGGTCCGTGGATTCAAAACCGACAACCGGGCTCACGTACCAGCTCCAGCGCCCCTGCGGGAAATGGAATCGCGTATTGATACGGTAGCGCCGGTACAGCACGGACTTGTCGGCATCCAGGTCACCGCCAAAGAAGCGCACATCGCCACCCGCACTTATCCAGTCGTTGTAGAAATACTCGAACTGACCCTGCCAAACGCCCAGGCAGTCGCATTCCTCGGTCGGGTTGTAGAGGCCAAACGCGAGACCCACCAGCAGGCCGTAACCCGTATAGGCGGAAAGGCGCGGGAGCGGAACGCTGTGGCGTTCCAGAACGGCCGTATCGGGGTCTGCAGTGTCCGCAACAGCACTCGCAGTATCGGCACTTGCAACAACGTTCGCGGAATCTGTGTTTTCAACAACGTTCGCGGTATCCCCCACGGCAGTTTCCGCGAGGGCATTCAAGGCAAGGAACAATATCACCCAGAATATCCGCATATTCTTTAATTATACAAAATAAATCTTCAGCAAGCCACGCAGTACCGTCACTTCACCTTCTTGCCGTTCTTTGCGGCAGAAAGTTTCTTGTATTCCTCGCGGGCCTTGCGCATATCGGCCATAAACACATCGTTTGTATGCAGGCTCGGGTAAGCACCCGAAACAAGCACCTTGGAGGCATCCACGTCGCTCTGCCAGTGGAACCCGGCAATCACGCGGCTCTGGCCCCATTCGTAGGCGTATTTCAGCAGTGCATCCTGAGCGGACGGGTTCACCTCGATCAACAACAGAGCCATAGACCACGCGCGAACGGTATGCCCCGACGGGTAAGAACCATTCGTTCTCAGGCGTTCTTCTTCGGACGGAACCAGGGTCGGTTCGTTAAAGCGGTCGTAAGGGCGACGCCTCATGTAATGCCTCTTGGGAAGGCTCCCCACCTGCTTGAGCGTCCGGACTCCGCGTTCGAGCAGGTTCATGATGGCGGGAGTCTTCTTTGCCGAAATTTCCATGCCGAAAGGTTCGCTGAACATCTTGGCCATGTCCTCAACCGTCTCTACCGCCTGGGCCACGGCCAGGGCCGCTCGCGCGGAATCGGCACGCATCTTTTTGCCCCAGATGTACTGCGACATGTCGTACATGAACTGCGGGGAGAGCGTGTCAGGAGGCGCCGGGTAGAAGTTCAGTGCGTTCGGGAGCGCATCTGCTTCCACGTAAGGTTTGACATCTGCAGCGAAACTGCAAAGCGACGCGCAACAAAAGGCGACAACGATAAAAACTTTCTTGATAAGATTGTTCATACCTTGAATATAAATAAAAAAGACTATCTTTTCAAATGCTAATCCCATGAAAAAATGCCGTCGTAAAAAACACTCTCCCATGAACCGTTCGCAAATGATGCAGGCGGTCCATTCGGAAGACACCCGGCCCGAACTGCTTGTGCGGCGGGCACTGTTTAAGGCGGGACTGCGTTACAGGCTGCACAAGCACGATTTGCCCGGCTCGCCAGACCTGTTTATCCTCAAATACGGCGTGGTTGTATTTATAAACGGCTGCTTCTGGCACCAGCACGGCTGCAAGTTCACGAGCCGCCCCAAAAGCAACCCTGAATTCTGGAATGAAAAGTTCACGAACAATATGGTGCGCGACATCAAGACGAACTGGAAACTTTCGCTACAAGGCTACCGCGTTGCAACCATTTGGGAATGTTCCGTCAAGAACGATTTCGACCGCACTATTGAACGCCTCAAGGCCTTTATTGCAAGCGATGAAGAAAGCATAGAGATTTGAACCACGGGTCGGAAAAAGACTATCTTTCTTTTTGATTTTGAAAGGTTTAAAAATGCAAGTTCTTGAAAAAATCAGTGATTTTATTGGCAAGTGGATGGCGGTTGTCGTCCTGGCTATTGCGGCGCTCTCGCTGTTCCTGCCCAAAGCCACACTCTGGATTGAGCTCAGCTGGGTGAATTACCTCTTGATGGTCGTGATGTTCGGCATGGGGCTCACGCTCAAGCTAAACGACTTTGCACTTGTCTTTGCGCGCCCTAAGGAAATTACCATCGGGTGCGCATCGCAGTTTATCGTGATGCCGGCACTCGCATTTTTGCTCTCCAAGATTTTCGGGCTCGATGCCGCGTTGATGGCGGGCGTCGTTCTCGTGGGCACTTGCCCGGGCGGGACCTCCAGCAACGTCATCACATATCTTTCGAAAGGCGACGTGGCACTTTCTGTTGGAATGACCAGCGTGAACACGCTGCTCGCTCCCGTGCTGACTCCGGCGATTACCTACCTGCTTTTGCGCACCACCGTGAACGTAGACGTGATGGCGATGTTCCTTTCCATCGTGAAAGTCGTCATCGTGCCGATTGCGCTTGGGTTTATCATCAACAAGTTTTTCGGCAAGTGGACTGCCCGCGCAGTGAAGGTTTTGCCGCTCGTTTCCGTGATTGCGATTGCAATGATTGTGGCTGCGGTCGTCTCACACAATGCATCGAAGATTCTCTCTACGGGTGCCATCGTGTTTGCCGTGGTGATTCTCCACAACCTGCTCGGTTACGGCTGTGGATTCGGCCTCGGGAAGCTGCTGAAATTCTCGACACCCAAGACGAAGGCGCTTTCCATCGAAATCGGCATGCAGAATTCCGGACTCGCTACAAGCCTTGCTGCGACCGCGTTCTCGGGCCTTGCGATGGCGACCGTCCCCGGCGCAATTTTCTCCGTGTGGCACAATATCTCCGGCGCGATACTCGCGAACGTTTATCGCCGAAAGGAATAAAAAGATTTCGCAGAGAATAAACACCGCGCCCACCCTCTGTCATCCTGGAGCCGCGTAGCGGCGATAGGATCCAATAAGCATCTCCAGCATAATTATGACCATTGAATACAAAAACACCCACGAATTTTCTGAACAAGATTTAAAGGACCTCTTCCTCTCCGTCGAATGGTCTTCGGGGCATTTCCCCGACAAACTCATCATTGCGATGAAGAACTTCAAGACCGTCATTTCCGCCTGGGACGGCGAAAAACTCGTCGGAATGATTTGCGCGATGGACGACAGCATCATGAACGCCTACGTGCATTACCTTCTCGTACGCCCCGAATACCAGGGCAAAAGCATCGGCAGGGAACTCGTGGAACGCGTCAAGGTAATCTACAAGGATTACCTGCGCGTCGTCGTGGTCGCCTACAACGAAGAACTCGCCTTCTACGAACATTGCGGCTTCAAGAAAGCCGACGATGCGAGCCCGATGTTTATTACGAGTCTGTGGACGTAGGTTACGCCCTACAACCGGAACAATTTGGCAACGAGGATGTCCTGAAGATTCCTTCTGCTGTCAATGACGGCATGGACAACAACATTCTCTGCCTGAATTTCGTACACAATACGATAGAGCCCCTGAATTATTTCCCGATACAGCTCAATCCCCTGGTCATATAATTCGGGAACAACTCTGCCGCTTAAGGGGAAATGCGACAGAGACAAAATATTGTGTTCAAATTGTGCGATGACAGATTCTACATAGGACGAATTTAAGGCTTTGTAGTAGTCTACAATCTCTCTCAAATCGTCTTCGGCAGACTTCGATATGATTACATTGTAGACCTTACTTTTTCGCATTGAGCCCCTTCCTCAATTCCTGGAAAACCTGCTTAGCGGGCTTTGCGCGACCTGCCTGAACGTCCCTTTCCGATATCTGCATCAGTCTCAATAAAGCGAAGGCGTCCTGCATTTTCTGGTACGAGTCAACATCGAGAATGACCCCGCGGGCCTCCCCGTTTTGCGTCACGATATAGGGAGTATGCGATTCGTTCACCGAATCTAGAACCTTGGCGGCATTCGCCTTGATGTACGAAATCGGCTTGATGTTCTTAAGGGAGGCCATTTTCGACTCCTTGTTTAAGTCGGACTGAATTTGATACTAAATATAGTCTTTTATCTGACAACGGTCAAGACCGCAATTTGCGAACCCAACGACCATTTTTCGATGCGCCTTCCCAAGCGTAGCCAAGTTTTTTGAGGTCACGTTTAATTGAATCGCGGCTTACATTCAAATTTTGAGCAATGACAGAAATTGCAATAGAGCCATTTGCCAAAATCATAGTTGCAACCGCTTCAAGACGCTTTTGGAGTGCACTTTGAGGTGCACTTTGGAGTGCATTTTGAGGTTCATTTGGGGTGACAATCCTACCGTTCAGCTTTGCAAGCATCCATTATGCGCTTCGTTTCATCTTTAGAAATCAGTTTTTTGAGTTCTTCCAAAGTCATCGAATAGCCTCGCTATTAAAGTTTTTCATCTCCTTTTATCCTCTCGGGTAACGTAGTTTCGCACCGCATTTTGGGCAACGCAGAATCAGTTCCTTAAGCCGCTTGATTTCGGCATCTTTGTCTTCTAGCACCTTGGCAAAATCCCCGATGGCGTTGTTAGCACAATCCCTTTTTCACCCAATAGCCGCCAGTCTTTTTAGAACCACGGCGTTCAATAATCTTCTTTTCAAACAAAGAGCGAATGATTTTATTGAAGGTATCTCTTGGCATGTCAAGGACTCCTGTGATTTCCTTTCCCATACAGCCAGGATTTCTCATAATAAAATCAAAGACCTTTGATTGAGATGCGTTAAGCGATTCTTTTATATTCTTGATTAATGTGCCATTTAATGTGCCGTTTAATGTGCCATTTACAGGGACATTTAATCCGCCACTTAATCCGCCATTTAATCCGCCACTCTTTTCTCCTTCTGGCACATGATCAAGAGGCCGTTTCTTCGTTTTTCGAGCAAAAGACCCAAATTGAATATTTACATCAGGATACAACCTAAAGAAACCTCGACAATCGAGTTCACCAATATTTTCCAGCAAATTATCCCTGCTATATCTCGCTGTTACAACATCTTTGGGGTCCAAATCTACCGAATTTTGCATAAATTCAGAAAAAGCTTCATTTATTGTTTTAGCCATATATCCTCCCTACCATAATTTCCCTCATGAAGCTATTGACTTCAGCACAAAAATATTGTATATTATGGTCAAGTTCAGCAATGAACTTTGCCGGGGCTATATGCTCGGGCAGCCAGGGTTTTCCACGTTTTTGTGCCGAAAAAACGTGGATTTTTTTTATATCTCGTCAAAATCAAACCTCCTTACATCCGAGCCAATAATAACAAAAAGGGTTCCGACCTTCTTGTTTTTTACATGTTTTTTTATTTTGCCCAATACGCGGGAAACATTCCTTTCATCAAGCAGTCTCAAAACCACATTATTCGCCTGCTTAAGAGCCTCTACAAAGCGCTGCTCCACCTTCGAAAGCTTAACTTGTTTAAAATCATATATCAATCCATCAATGATTGCATCGGGATTCTTGCCCACAGCATTGTTTTCAGGCAACATCCAAACGAAATGTCCCGCAGCAGCCAACATTGATGCAATCTCCATTTCTTTTTCAAGAACGTCCTTTGCATTCTTGCTCTTTTCAGATTGTATTTTTCGGGTCTTAGAGAGTCGCACCCCATTTACGCGAATCCAATCCTCTTCGGGAAATTTTGTCAAAGCCAAATTTTTTGCGGCAAGTTCGTACGCCGACTTTAGCGAAGCGTCCAACTTCGCCATTCTGCGTTTCTGCGAACTTCTTTTTGTTTTCACTTTTTTGGTCAAAACAATCTCCGATTGCCAACATTCTTAAACGTATCGAATTCGCTACGTTTAAGAAATCTTTTAGTGCCTTGATGAT is a window encoding:
- a CDS encoding helix-turn-helix domain-containing protein, encoding MAKTINEAFSEFMQNSVDLDPKDVVTARYSRDNLLENIGELDCRGFFRLYPDVNIQFGSFARKTKKRPLDHVPEGEKSGGLNGGLSGGLNVPVNGTLNGTLNGTLIKNIKESLNASQSKVFDFIMRNPGCMGKEITGVLDMPRDTFNKIIRSLFEKKIIERRGSKKTGGYWVKKGLC
- a CDS encoding GNAT family N-acetyltransferase, translated to MTIEYKNTHEFSEQDLKDLFLSVEWSSGHFPDKLIIAMKNFKTVISAWDGEKLVGMICAMDDSIMNAYVHYLLVRPEYQGKSIGRELVERVKVIYKDYLRVVVVAYNEELAFYEHCGFKKADDASPMFITSLWT
- a CDS encoding very short patch repair endonuclease, whose amino-acid sequence is MNRSQMMQAVHSEDTRPELLVRRALFKAGLRYRLHKHDLPGSPDLFILKYGVVVFINGCFWHQHGCKFTSRPKSNPEFWNEKFTNNMVRDIKTNWKLSLQGYRVATIWECSVKNDFDRTIERLKAFIASDEESIEI
- a CDS encoding bile acid:sodium symporter family protein, whose amino-acid sequence is MQVLEKISDFIGKWMAVVVLAIAALSLFLPKATLWIELSWVNYLLMVVMFGMGLTLKLNDFALVFARPKEITIGCASQFIVMPALAFLLSKIFGLDAALMAGVVLVGTCPGGTSSNVITYLSKGDVALSVGMTSVNTLLAPVLTPAITYLLLRTTVNVDVMAMFLSIVKVVIVPIALGFIINKFFGKWTARAVKVLPLVSVIAIAMIVAAVVSHNASKILSTGAIVFAVVILHNLLGYGCGFGLGKLLKFSTPKTKALSIEIGMQNSGLATSLAATAFSGLAMATVPGAIFSVWHNISGAILANVYRRKE
- a CDS encoding HTH domain-containing protein, with product MLAKLNGRIVTPNEPQNALQSAPQSALQKRLEAVATMILANGSIAISVIAQNLNVSRDSIKRDLKKLGYAWEGASKNGRWVRKLRS
- a CDS encoding fibro-slime domain-containing protein; this translates as MKRKLVAGLALSAVSFGLVSFTPVHADVAGAANLDIVVRDFPVTHPDFENFSEEFISTGDNNYCANHGATGGTCGELIFNTSVSKGAIGYDATWYTTYAPFHATCGNGRSKAGDWIGQDGRPHLPNTMLPSYLQLTTTADTLKYGECNNKTARGYTQRGYEKYVDGMVSGTKCNGNVWANAVYYTPGMVQPFLKFAPAAAGAEIDMLDGVEILKAKDACDNFFFEHWYSDNNEFAKRSNTVLTLPPANVAGSSKNIYAMDYNYGNGGYFPLDIVDTNSQTRLDMATKANGGCTTDQCDQYGPQTLSIFCPPYDYQYASTQADMMNSKTAGLCATWLMAGGPRSPIAALTAANSDAVLGPRHLRNYGFTMMGYAKFKYNSKNQVNAAGLPDPEIFEFTGDDDMWIFVDGVLVVDLGGTHLAAPGRVDISVLAANGHGCHADPVLAASGYMDPPLMNQTAAGQNCFLNPDGSWADNTWHHLHFFYADRQSDGSNMYMRTTLAEIAPTKYGQPTVTGAEVTVTDGVATTSLILNTELSDETLAMMVAGGQSGTIPALVVVRCTNYSIEAATCLAHDTLGMFVESANFTMDKGADGVIYDLQGKLKDKAGNEYSLQAGDEIAFNYPNNDPLSEANNYWTTMMYNGTFAMFGTPLFVSSKAGKTVETYPPEWASAKLLVNPTTVIEMKDTSLVRPEFDNKELTDKAGGDDLPKNSTAELLITPLPPGFIDGGDQNGWLEEHWTEITAAPVGADGHANGGVSSPGATVVSDKGGAASGRCYADANGTESCSSISFRTSQPFQVNVRVFDHLGHFISQYTEGVTDPALFKAMVSAQTVPNATSNTCTDGTDYANVTGVGEMMVTIKMYPVSQQGRKIGTGPYIYQVSIIKEHYVYCAYMGGGGFQYVDAPYQRASFTTTRGYRRTTK
- a CDS encoding argininosuccinate synthase, translating into MAKKESKKKVVLAYSGGLDTSIIIPWLKENYDCEVIAFAADLGQNDFPDAKALEDKALKTGASKCYVLDLKKEFLEDYVWPTVRAGAKYEGTYLLGTSFARPLIAKYQVKIAEKEGAYAVAHGATGKGNDQVRFELTYAALNPKLEVIAPWKDPKWHFHSREDAIDYAAAHKIPLNGISKKKIYSEDGNLWHLSHEGGVLEFPEQEHKYEFLKHTNTYEKAPNKADHVTITFDKGNPVAIDGKKMGAVELLEYLNKIGGKNACGLLDIVENRLVGLKSRGVYETPGGTLLYKAHECLEQLVLDKETLFEAQKMSMTYANLVYNGQWFTPLRQAMDAFFAEVNKVVTGEVTLKLYKGNIIPAGIKSPYSLYDMGLGGFTDVDMYDQKDATGFIRCFGLPLKTRALLLGNKTNVDFGKPVVLPKK
- a CDS encoding DUF3078 domain-containing protein, encoding MKIKSLLLACATACTLAAPAMAEGGMFEGALPENWTADVVAAVKWNYYNFSNWQQDGTSNYTWLITYDADVQGKWKVANWRNLVNLALGKTWTDGLGQRKSADKIFWESMLDFNMTEVLKPYIGNRFETQFLSGYSYSEDEEGNEIKKAISCFMDPAYETQVAGLAYVPNDMFSQRIGFANRMTISNGYGFADDKDTEDKVEKFKDEPGLESITEFKYALSSIASFKTRLWAFVNFKGVDEIDGKWENLLAVTIVPYIELQVGYDMAYDKDLDEDAQYKTMVLFGITWRWF
- a CDS encoding phosphatase PAP2 family protein is translated as MNNLIKKVFIVVAFCCASLCSFAADVKPYVEADALPNALNFYPAPPDTLSPQFMYDMSQYIWGKKMRADSARAALAVAQAVETVEDMAKMFSEPFGMEISAKKTPAIMNLLERGVRTLKQVGSLPKRHYMRRRPYDRFNEPTLVPSEEERLRTNGSYPSGHTVRAWSMALLLIEVNPSAQDALLKYAYEWGQSRVIAGFHWQSDVDASKVLVSGAYPSLHTNDVFMADMRKAREEYKKLSAAKNGKKVK
- a CDS encoding type II toxin-antitoxin system Phd/YefM family antitoxin, yielding MASLKNIKPISYIKANAAKVLDSVNESHTPYIVTQNGEARGVILDVDSYQKMQDAFALLRLMQISERDVQAGRAKPAKQVFQELRKGLNAKK
- a CDS encoding type II toxin-antitoxin system RelE/ParE family toxin, with amino-acid sequence MRKSKVYNVIISKSAEDDLREIVDYYKALNSSYVESVIAQFEHNILSLSHFPLSGRVVPELYDQGIELYREIIQGLYRIVYEIQAENVVVHAVIDSRRNLQDILVAKLFRL